A stretch of Synechococcus sp. MIT S9220 DNA encodes these proteins:
- a CDS encoding WD40 repeat domain-containing protein produces MPDLKTFAPQGMLHEGWTAQVDDYALACGWTGDGDNLLVGDVAGGLSLFAGKTGELIWTKNNIHQGGLLALAIHPKGDRFATSGQDGCVLIWDSLQGEILHSIKPGRGWVEHLAWSGSGDMLAVAASKNVHIYQPDGVEKWCTEEHPSTVSSIAWSKPDELATACYGKVSFFDITRRQVAQELRWQGSLVSMVLSPGGDIVACGSQDNSVHFWRRSTGKDAEMTGYPGKPSQLAFDQSGQFLATGGSDQIIVWNFQGDGPEGSLPGQLVLHPEAISTLAFAHEGRILASGARDGSVFVWLLDHNGDGNPLGGAFTAEKISAVCWKPDDTALAAIDSDGRVSVWPFKIRG; encoded by the coding sequence ATGCCTGATCTGAAGACGTTTGCCCCCCAGGGCATGCTTCATGAGGGTTGGACTGCCCAGGTTGATGACTACGCGTTGGCCTGTGGATGGACGGGTGATGGAGACAATCTGCTGGTCGGTGATGTTGCCGGAGGACTGTCTCTGTTTGCAGGCAAGACCGGTGAACTGATCTGGACCAAAAACAACATTCACCAGGGCGGTTTACTGGCTTTGGCGATTCATCCGAAAGGGGATCGTTTCGCCACATCCGGCCAGGATGGATGCGTCTTGATCTGGGACAGTCTGCAGGGGGAAATTCTGCACTCGATCAAGCCTGGACGAGGCTGGGTTGAGCATCTGGCCTGGTCAGGCAGTGGCGACATGCTGGCGGTTGCCGCATCGAAAAATGTTCACATCTACCAACCTGATGGTGTTGAGAAATGGTGCACTGAGGAACACCCCAGCACCGTGAGTTCGATCGCCTGGTCGAAGCCCGATGAGCTCGCCACCGCTTGTTATGGCAAGGTCAGCTTCTTTGACATCACCAGGCGACAAGTTGCGCAGGAATTGAGATGGCAGGGATCACTGGTCTCCATGGTGCTGAGTCCCGGCGGAGACATCGTGGCCTGCGGCAGTCAGGATAATTCCGTGCATTTCTGGCGCCGTTCAACCGGCAAGGATGCTGAGATGACCGGCTATCCAGGCAAGCCCAGTCAGCTGGCGTTTGATCAAAGCGGTCAGTTTCTGGCCACCGGTGGCAGTGACCAGATCATTGTCTGGAACTTTCAAGGTGATGGCCCTGAAGGATCACTGCCTGGTCAGCTTGTGCTCCACCCCGAAGCCATTTCCACCCTGGCTTTCGCGCATGAAGGACGGATCCTGGCCTCAGGTGCAAGGGATGGATCGGTGTTTGTCTGGCTGCTGGATCACAATGGGGATGGAAATCCGCTGGGGGGAGCCTTCACTGCGGAGAAGATCAGTGCGGTGTGTTGGAAGCCGGATGACACCGCTTTGGCGGCGATTGACTCCGATGGTCGAGTCTCGGTGTGGCCATTCAAAATTCGTGGCTGA
- a CDS encoding metal ABC transporter ATP-binding protein, with product MPSPVLVVSDLSVERSGRLAVDKVSFELQSESETAVVGPNGAGKSTLVAALLGLLPRKEGDVQILGEQLSANGELPGAIRSQIAYVPQSLALQGRFPLSVAEFVGFGFDPPGPRWPWQQHRKRKSAIEKALDRTGCIDLRNRLLSELSGGQLKRVMLSFCVVRPRQLLVLDEAQAGLDVPSNERFQQLLLELRRQEGWTVLHVSHDLDMVRRSSDQVLGLNRRLCCSGSPDHTLTAERLVDLYGPNMVPYRHQCHG from the coding sequence ATGCCCAGCCCGGTGTTGGTAGTGAGCGACCTGTCGGTTGAACGTTCAGGTCGCCTCGCTGTGGACAAGGTCTCGTTCGAACTCCAGAGTGAGAGCGAGACCGCTGTGGTTGGCCCTAACGGTGCTGGTAAGAGCACTCTGGTAGCTGCATTGCTCGGGCTTCTGCCACGAAAGGAAGGAGACGTTCAGATACTCGGAGAACAGCTTTCAGCCAACGGCGAACTTCCCGGTGCGATCAGATCTCAGATTGCCTACGTGCCGCAGAGTCTGGCCTTGCAGGGTCGTTTCCCCTTAAGCGTGGCCGAATTCGTCGGCTTTGGGTTTGACCCGCCAGGGCCACGTTGGCCCTGGCAGCAACATCGCAAACGCAAAAGTGCTATCGAGAAGGCCCTGGATCGCACCGGTTGCATCGATCTGCGCAACCGTCTTCTCAGTGAACTGTCTGGGGGGCAGCTCAAACGCGTGATGCTCTCGTTCTGCGTTGTGCGGCCCCGTCAACTCCTGGTGCTCGATGAAGCGCAGGCAGGTCTTGATGTGCCATCGAACGAACGTTTTCAGCAGCTGCTGCTGGAGTTGCGGCGTCAGGAGGGATGGACCGTTCTGCATGTCTCCCACGACCTCGACATGGTGCGCCGCAGCAGCGACCAGGTTCTCGGACTGAACCGTCGCCTCTGCTGCAGTGGTTCACCGGACCACACCCTGACTGCTGAACGACTCGTTGATCTGTATGGACCCAACATGGTTCCGTACAGGCATCAGTGTCATGGTTGA
- a CDS encoding metal ABC transporter solute-binding protein, Zn/Mn family, which yields MSLLLGLVACGAPGVNNTDATESKGVKVVTTFLPITLFTEAVAGDCADVTALIPPNLGPHDFQATPSDLTDLSGANVLVKNGLGMEEFLDDLISSADNKDLVVIDSSTGVKTIKAAGGGHHDDHHDDHHDDHHADEHHDHGHGHSHGEYDPHIWLDPVRAAQQVENIRDGLVKADPSCAEGYKNNAEQFTAKLNELNTEFTEKLKPHSGKTFVAFHDFATYFANRYSLKAEFLVDLPEMNPSPADLQRVAAQVKASGLKALLSEPQEGKRSFNALAKDLGVNIVEFNPLETGSAESAKVPGTYFEVMRFNVNNLVKAIGD from the coding sequence ATGTCGCTTCTGCTTGGCCTGGTGGCCTGCGGTGCTCCTGGTGTCAACAACACCGATGCAACCGAAAGCAAAGGAGTGAAAGTGGTTACCACGTTTCTGCCGATCACACTGTTCACGGAAGCGGTGGCTGGTGACTGCGCAGATGTCACGGCCTTGATCCCACCCAACCTGGGGCCCCACGACTTTCAGGCCACACCATCCGACCTGACGGACCTCAGTGGCGCGAACGTGTTGGTCAAAAACGGGCTCGGCATGGAGGAGTTCCTTGATGATCTGATCAGCTCCGCTGACAACAAGGATCTGGTGGTGATTGACTCCAGCACTGGAGTGAAGACCATCAAAGCGGCTGGAGGTGGTCACCACGACGACCATCACGATGATCACCACGACGACCATCACGCCGATGAGCACCACGACCACGGCCATGGACACAGCCATGGTGAATACGATCCCCACATCTGGCTAGACCCGGTTCGCGCCGCTCAGCAAGTCGAGAACATCAGAGATGGTCTGGTCAAAGCCGATCCCAGTTGTGCTGAGGGATACAAGAACAATGCAGAGCAGTTCACCGCCAAGCTCAATGAGCTGAACACGGAATTCACCGAGAAGCTCAAGCCCCACAGCGGCAAGACGTTTGTGGCCTTTCACGACTTCGCCACCTATTTCGCCAACCGTTATTCGCTGAAAGCAGAATTCCTGGTTGACCTTCCCGAGATGAATCCCAGCCCGGCCGATCTGCAACGGGTGGCCGCTCAGGTCAAAGCTTCAGGCCTCAAAGCCCTGCTCAGCGAGCCTCAGGAGGGCAAGCGTTCCTTCAATGCCTTGGCGAAAGATCTCGGGGTGAATATCGTTGAATTCAACCCTCTGGAGACCGGCTCAGCAGAGTCCGCCAAAGTGCCTGGAACTTACTTTGAGGTGATGCGCTTCAACGTCAACAATCTGGTCAAAGCCATTGGGGACTGA
- a CDS encoding VanW family protein: MFELPQPIQRSRIRHVLGREFHIAKRKVHWLMGGQTWASRSDSLLINHLKFSHQSLILRPLPGVDLQLQHNKRRNLELAIARLDRVVLRPGDTFSVWKLVGRPTRRKGYLDGLVLKQGRIAQGPGGGLCQLGNLLFWIAGHSPLTISERWRHGFDVFPDVNRSIPFGAGATLAYNYVDLQLTNHTAYCFRIHLWLDETHLHGELFCDTNYSSTYSLEERHHQIKQQIWGGYSRHNQIFQIRHDLDGSSSDKLLVENHALMMYEPLLTAA, translated from the coding sequence ATGTTTGAACTTCCCCAACCCATACAGCGCAGCAGGATCCGGCATGTGCTGGGTCGAGAGTTTCATATTGCAAAACGAAAGGTCCACTGGTTGATGGGAGGCCAGACCTGGGCTTCACGCTCGGACTCCCTGTTGATCAACCATCTGAAGTTCAGTCATCAGTCGTTGATTCTTCGCCCATTGCCAGGAGTGGATCTGCAGCTTCAGCACAACAAGCGCAGGAATCTCGAGTTGGCTATCGCCCGATTAGATCGAGTTGTGTTGCGTCCGGGTGACACATTTTCAGTGTGGAAGCTGGTGGGTCGGCCGACCAGACGCAAAGGCTATCTCGATGGTTTGGTTTTAAAACAGGGAAGGATTGCTCAAGGTCCGGGTGGGGGACTTTGCCAGTTGGGAAATCTTTTGTTCTGGATCGCAGGGCACAGTCCACTCACGATCAGCGAGCGTTGGCGGCATGGCTTTGATGTTTTTCCTGATGTGAATCGATCGATTCCTTTCGGGGCTGGAGCAACATTGGCTTACAACTATGTCGACCTGCAGTTGACCAATCACACGGCCTATTGCTTTCGCATCCACTTATGGCTGGATGAGACGCATTTGCATGGTGAGCTCTTCTGTGACACCAACTATTCATCGACTTACAGCCTGGAAGAGCGCCATCACCAGATCAAGCAACAGATCTGGGGCGGTTATTCCAGGCACAATCAGATTTTCCAGATCCGGCATGATCTGGATGGTTCCAGCTCAGACAAACTGCTGGTGGAAAACCATGCCCTCATGATGTACGAGCCGTTGTTGACAGCAGCTTGA
- a CDS encoding GTP-binding protein, translating to MYQKVPVTILTGYLGSGKTTLLNKILSEEHGKRIAVIENEYGEVGIDQGLVINADEEVFEMSNGCICCTVRGDLIRVLGNLMKRRDKFDYVLVETTGLADPGPVAQTFFMDDEIRDEFMLDGIVTLIDAAHIDQQLERSNESSEQVAFADVLILNKSDLVPEESLVKLESRLRDMNTMARVVRSTQAEVPVETVLNLSAFDLDQILERRPTFLEPEYPFEWTGVYQLEPGKYEMTLDDGPDPEMSLVAIPGQQADEDALKQSAEQCVRLFAQAAQSIKPGDSIAANQHLSLELESKGTKSFLFEVKNAETIGFYAQHTAAEFDLKIIKSGQAVSPIKERVWVAEHEHDDEVGSIAIEREGNVDPEKLNQWIGTLLAEKGVDIFRTKGFISYKNESRRVVFQGVHMLFTAQPGQEWGDAPRCNQLVFIGRNLDEAQMRKDFDECLI from the coding sequence ATGTATCAAAAAGTACCCGTTACGATTTTGACCGGCTACTTGGGGTCTGGAAAAACAACTTTATTGAACAAAATACTCAGTGAAGAACATGGTAAACGCATTGCTGTCATTGAGAATGAGTATGGGGAAGTTGGCATTGATCAAGGTCTTGTGATCAATGCTGATGAAGAGGTCTTTGAGATGTCGAATGGGTGCATTTGTTGCACTGTGCGAGGGGATCTGATCCGGGTTCTTGGCAACCTGATGAAACGACGAGATAAATTCGACTACGTCTTGGTCGAAACGACTGGGCTTGCGGATCCTGGGCCAGTTGCGCAGACATTTTTTATGGATGATGAGATTCGGGATGAATTCATGCTTGATGGAATTGTCACGCTCATTGATGCTGCGCACATTGATCAACAGCTTGAACGAAGCAATGAAAGCTCTGAACAAGTGGCGTTTGCTGATGTCTTGATCCTCAATAAATCTGACCTTGTTCCTGAGGAATCACTGGTGAAATTGGAGTCACGCCTGCGAGACATGAACACCATGGCCCGTGTAGTGCGTAGCACTCAGGCTGAAGTGCCTGTTGAAACGGTGTTGAATCTAAGCGCCTTTGATCTTGACCAGATTCTGGAGCGTCGCCCCACCTTCCTTGAGCCGGAGTACCCCTTTGAGTGGACCGGTGTCTACCAGCTTGAGCCAGGGAAATACGAGATGACTCTCGATGATGGACCAGACCCTGAGATGTCTCTGGTTGCCATCCCCGGGCAGCAAGCTGATGAAGATGCGCTGAAGCAGAGCGCAGAGCAGTGCGTTCGGCTCTTCGCCCAGGCCGCGCAATCCATCAAGCCAGGTGATTCGATTGCTGCCAATCAACATCTCAGCCTGGAGTTGGAGTCGAAGGGGACGAAGTCGTTTCTGTTTGAAGTCAAGAACGCAGAAACGATCGGTTTCTATGCCCAGCACACGGCAGCGGAATTTGACCTGAAGATCATCAAATCTGGGCAAGCGGTGAGCCCGATCAAAGAGCGCGTCTGGGTCGCAGAGCACGAGCATGACGACGAGGTCGGTTCCATCGCCATTGAGCGTGAGGGCAATGTTGATCCTGAAAAGCTCAACCAGTGGATTGGAACACTGTTGGCGGAAAAGGGCGTTGATATTTTCCGGACCAAGGGATTCATCAGTTACAAGAACGAATCCCGCAGAGTTGTGTTTCAGGGGGTCCACATGTTGTTCACCGCCCAGCCGGGGCAGGAGTGGGGAGATGCGCCGCGCTGCAATCAGCTCGTGTTCATCGGCCGTAATCTCGATGAGGCCCAGATGCGCAAGGACTTTGACGAATGCCTGATCTGA